Sequence from the Streptomyces puniciscabiei genome:
GACCTGCTGCAGGGGGGTGCGGCCGGGACCGGTGGCGGTGATGTCGACGACGGGGACGCCGGGCAGGGTGGCGGCCGGGTCGGGGTGCGGTGCGGTGGGGGGCATGGCGCGACAACTGCCTTTCGCGGAAACGGAGTACTCGCGGTAACGGGGTACTGCGTTCCAGGGTGATCGACCCGTGCCGCGGGCCCGGGCCACGGCACTACACGATCGTGCAGTCAAAACTCGGTTGCGGGCCTTGCGCCCACCGCCGGGCGGGGACTCGCGGACGCGCCCCACGGGCCTGCGGTTTGCCGCTGACCTGGATCTTCGTCTTGGATGAGAGCGCCGGGTCGGCACTTCGGGAGGTGGGCGTGGACGCGGAGCGGGCCGAGGGGGTCAGGTGGCGCAACCGGGCCCTGATGCTCTTCGACCGGGTGTCGGTACCGGTCGCCGTGTGCGACGTGTACGGCCTGGTGGTGCTGGCCAATCCCGCGATGGCGGCGGAGTGCGGTACGACACCGGGGCAGCTGCGCGGGCGCGACGTGCTGGAGCTGTTCCGCCCTCAGGAGGCCACGCAGGTGGAGCGGATCGCGCAGGCGCTGCGGCTGCGGCACCGCTCGCGCTACCAGGTGTCGGTGCGCTGGCGGGCGCCGGGCGGTGCCGAGCGGTTCGGGGAGCTCACGGCGGACCCGGTCAGCGACAGCGTGGACGAGACCCCGGCCCTGCTGGTGATGCTGCGGGTGCGGGGCGAGTGCGCGCCGCCCGAGCCGGAGCCGGCGCGGGTCACCCCGGTGGAGGGCCGGGTGCTGGCCCTGCTCGCGGGCGGCGCCACGACGTCCGGCGCCGCCCGCGAGCTGGGCCTGAGCAAGGACGGCGTCACCTACCACCTGCGACGCCTGTCGGCCCGCTGGAACGCCGCCAACCGCACCGAACTCGTCGCCCGTGCCTACGCGTTGGGTGTCCTGACGCCTGGGGCGTGGCCACCGGAGGCGAGGCCGGCGGAGGAGGGGTAGGGCAGGGCGGGCGTACCGGAGGTGTCCGGGCCGGGACAGGCCGTACCGCGGCCGGTCCCGCGGGAGGTGGCCACCGCCCGGCAGGCCGTGCCCGCGCCCTCCGGGGCGCCGAAGCGGGCCAGGGTGTGCCAGACCATCTTCAGGTCCTGGAGCGCGTACCGGCCGGTGCGGGCCGCGTCGCCGATCAGGCGGGGGGGCAGCAGGCCGCGCTCGGCGATCTGCGCGCCGAGGCGGGCGTACTCCGGCCCCCGGTAGTCGGCGTGACGGCGCAGTTCGGTGACGGTGAGCCGGTAGCCGGGGTGCCACTCCAGCGGGAAGGGCAGTTGCCGGGCCGCCGCCTCCACCGGTGTGCCGCGGTAGTCCGCGTCGAGCACGAGCGCCTCCACGTCCCGGGCGAGCAGCACACCGGCGTGCACATGGCTCTCGATGTAGTCGTTGAGGGGGTCCTGCTCGTCCGCCTCCGCGAGCGCGATCAGTGGCATCGCCGAGGCCACGCCGAAGTCGGTGGGCTCGGCCGCGCTGTCCGGGTAGCAGAAGGTGGCCCGGTTGAGGACCGCCGCGGTGAGCCTGAGGTGCGAGGAGCCGAAGCGCGGGGCCGCGCCCACGACCTGGCGGCGGAAGTTCAGGGCGCCGTACAGCGGGCGCTCGGCCGGGGCGGCGTCGTCGTACACGCCGCCGAAGATCCGGCTCTCCCAGCGGTGCCGGTCGCCGCCCGGGTGCGCGGTGAGGCCGCCGTTGCTGGTCCCGGTGACGTACTGCGAGTGGTAGGCGCCGTCCCGGGCCAGCGCCACGAGGATCGGCAGTCCGCCGGAGACCCGGTCGGGATGGAAGTTGAGCGTGATGCGCAGACCGGGGTCGAGCGGTGGGCCGTTCACCCCGGCGGCGACATGGTCGAGCGCCCTTCGGGCACGCGGCGGCAGCCCCTGCCGGAAATCCATTGGCCCACCCTCCCCTTGGCTACCTAGGCTAGCCGTGAACCTAGACCTATTAGGTTCCTGGGGCCACCAGGTTCACGACGACGATTCCGATGAAGGACTCCCCCATGAGATGGCTCACCGAGCAGGACATCCGCAACTCATTTATCAACTGCTCCAAGGGGGAGGCCAAGCGGCTGGCGGTGCCCCGGGACCTCGGTGAACGCCCGTGGGACGACCTGGACTTCCTCGGCTGGCGGGATCCGGGGGCACCCGACCGCAGCTACCTGGTCACCGAACGGGATGACCGGCTCGTCGGTGTCGCCCTGCGTTTCCAGGCCTCGCAGCGCGGGTTTCTGCACCGCAGCATGTGCTCGGTGTGCCTGACCACACATCCCGGCGGAGGCGTGACGCTGATGGCGGCACGCAAGGCGGGGGCGGCGGGCCGCGAGGGCAACACGGTCGGCCTGTACATGTGCACGGACCTGGCGTGTTCACTCTATGTGCGGGGCAGGAAGGTGCCGGAGTCCGGTACCCGGTTCGAGGAGAGCCTGACGGTGGAGGAACAGATCGCCCGTACGACGGGCAATCTGTCCGCGTTCATCGACAAGCTGTACGCCTGAGTACCGCGACAAGCTGTACGCCCGAGTACAGCGACAAGCTGTAAGCGTGACAGCCCGGTTCACCCCACGCTGAGCACGATCTTGCCCCGGTTGTCCCGGCTCTCCAGCCGCTCGTGCGCGGCGCGCGCCCGCTCGAGCGGCAGCACGGTCTCGACCGGCACCCGGTAGTCGCCGGCGGCCACGCGCTCGGCGAGTTCGCGCAGGTCGGGTCGCGGGTCGTAGCCGTGGATCTGCCGGTTGGTGAGCTGGAAACCGAGGATCGCGATGTTCTTCGGGTAGAAGTCGCGGGTGTCGAGCGTGCTCGGCTCCAGGGCCACGTTGGCGAGCGAGACGACCCTGCCGCCGTGCGCCGTCTCGCGCAGGCTCCGTCCGAGGGCTCGGCCGCCCACGGTGTCGAGGACGATGTCGGCGCCGCGTCCGCCGGTCAGCCGCAGCACCTCCTCGACTTCTCCCTCGCCCTCCCCCTCGTCGGCGTACCGCGAGGTGTCGACGGCCTCGGAGGCCCCGAACTCCCCGGCCCAGGCGGCCTTCTCGGCGGACCCGGCGAGGGCGATGACCCGGGCGCCGGCCCGGGCGGCGATCTGGACGGCCGCGGTGCCGACTCCGCTGGCCGCGGCCTTGACCACGACCGTCTCCCCCTCGGCCACCCTGGCCAGGCGGCGCAGGCAGTACCAGGCGGAGAGCCAGGCGACGGGCAGGGTCGCCGCCTCGGTCAGGCCGACCCCGTCGGGGAGCGCGACCACCTGCCGTGCGTTCACCGCGGCCAACTCGGCGTAGTAGCCGGGCGCTTCCCCTCCGTCCAGGGCCATCACCCGCTGCCCGGCCCGCAGTCCACTCACCCCCTCCCCCACCGCCGCGACGGTGCCGGCCGCCTCCGCGCCCGGGATCAGCGGGGGCCGGCCCGCCCGGTGATAGGCGCCGGCGCGCAGCAGCGCGTCCGCCCGGTTGACGCCCGCCGCCGCGACCCGCACCAGCACCTGCCCGGGACCGGGCTCCGGGTCCGGCACCTCCACCGGCACCAGCACCTCGGGCCCGCCGAACTCCTCGATCCGCACCGCGCGCATGACACACACCCATCCTGCTCGGAAGACGCCGGCGCCCAGGAACTCCACACATCACGGACACCGGTTGAAGTGGTGTCACTCTGCGACACCGGTTCAACGAGTGTCAAGACACCCCATGAAACGGTGTTGCACGGTAGGCTGCTCACATGACCACGCCGACGGACCCCGCACTCGCCTTCCCCTTCCTCGGTGGCCGTCCCTGCCTGGACTTCGTCGCCACGCTCGGCAAGCGGCACGCCACGCCCGTCGAGCGGATCCCCGATCCCGCCGCCCTGGCCCGCTGGATCACGGAGGCGGGCCTGGCGGCCGAGGACGGGCCGGTCCCGGTCGCCGTACGGGATCTGACCGAGGCGCGCGCCCTGCGGGAGGCGGTGTACCGCGTGCTGCGGGCGGCGATGGCCGCGCGGGAACCGGACGCGTCCGACGTGGCGCTGGTCAACGAGGTCGCCGCCCGGCCGGACCTCGCGCCCCAACTGGGCGCCCGGCGCTGGACGGCCCGCCACCCGGCCCGCGCCGCCCTGGCGACCGTGGCCCGGGACGCCGTCCTGCTGGTCGGCGGTCCGCTGCTGGAGCGCGTCAAGGAGTGCGGCAACCCGGACTGCTCGCTGCTGTTCCTCGACGACTCGCAGGCCCGGCGGCGCCGCTGGTGCTCCATGGAGCGCTGCGGCAACCTCGCGAAGGTCGCCGGCTACCGGTCGCGCAACCGCGCGGCCGACACCCGGTGAAGGTGGCTCAGCACGTGGTGGCCGCGGGCGGGTGAGCCCATGTCGGGCCCGGCCCGGCCGGTGTCGCCGCCCAGGAAGCGGACCAGGTCCTGGGCAGCCACCCGGTGAGCAGGGCCAGGAGGGTGATCCTGTGTCGTGTCACACGTGTCCCGTCCCCGGGCTGCCGCCCCCCCCGCCGACGGAGGCTCCCCGCCTGACCCGCCCGTCATGGTGCCGAGGGTGCGCGCCGCGGGGCGCGGCCGGGGAGGCCGAGGAGGGCCGCCGGCTCGTGCGCCGAGTGGCCGGATCCGACCGGTGGCGACGGCGGTGTTCCCGGCGTGCACGGCGGCGTCCAGCGCTGCCGCGCCGGCGGCCGACGGCAGGGAGCCGGCCCAGCGGCGTCGGCGGGCGGCGCGTATGCGTCGGCCACGACGCCGAGGAGCTGCTCCGGATCGGCCACCGGAGCCCCGTCCAGGGCGTCGGCCGGGTGAACCGAGGTGCTCCCCATGAGGACAGGTGTGGTCCGCGATTGCGGCACGTTCGATCGGACCGAGGAATGGGAACAGGCCAAGGGATGCACGACGTACGGAAGTGGACCACGGGACTGCGGAGCCTGGTGGCGCGCCGCCGGGAGCCGGTGGTCGTCCAGACGCTGCGGTCGGCCACGGCCGCGACGATCGCCTACGTCATCGCCCTCCGGCTGAGCCCCGAGCCGGCCCCGCTGACCGCGCCGCTGACGGCGCTGCTGGTCGTCCAGGTGACCTTCTACGCCACCCTCACCAACGGCATCCGCCGGGTGAACTCGGTGGTGGCCGGCGTCCTGGTCGCGATCGCCTTCAGCGGTCTCGTGGGGCTGACCTGGTGGAGCCTCGCGCTGCTGATCGTGGCCTCGCTGACCGTCGGGCACCTGGTGCGGGTCGACGAGTACGTGGCCGAGGTGGCGATCAGTGCCATGCTGGTCCTCGGGGTCACCACCGTCGGGTTCACCGCCTGGGCGCGCATCGTGGAGACGCTGATCGGCGCGGTCGTCGGCACGGCCTGCAATCTGCTGCTCCCGCCCCCGGTGTGGGTGGACGAGGCGGGCCGCTCGATCGAGGACCAGGCGCGACGGGTGCGGCAGTTGATGCTGCGGATGGGCGAGGAGGCCGCCGGCCGGATCTCCTGGGAGCGGGCGGCCGAGCGGTTGCACGAGGCCCGGCAGCTGGACCAGCACATCAGTCAGGTGGACGCGTCGCTCAGACAGGCCGAGGACAGCCTGCGGCTCAATCCGCGGGTGAAGGAGGGGCTGCTGCACCGGGTGGTGCTGCGCACCGGTCTGGACACGCTGGAGATCTGCACGGTGGTGCTGCGGGTACTGGCGCGTACCTTCACCGACCTGGCCAAGGCGCGCGGGGCCGAGGAGCTGTTCCCGCCGCGCGTCGGGGCGACCGTGGAACAGCTGCTGTCGGAGATCGCCGACGCTGTGGTCAGCTTCGCGGTGCTGGTCACCACGCATCTGAGCGAGAACGCCGAGTCGGCGGAGGCCCGGCTGTCCGCCGAGCTGCACACGGCGGCCGGCACCCGGGACCGGCTGGCCGAGCTGCTCCGCGAGGAGATCGGTCAGGACGAGGAGTGGGCGAACTGGCAGCTGTTCGGGGCCGTGCTGACCGAGACGACCCGGATCATCGACGAGCTCAACACCGAGCACCGCACCCGCCGCCTGTTCGAGGAGCTGGACCGGGTCTCGCGCAGGCAGCGGGCGAAGCTGCCCCGGATGACCCGGCTGCGCGAACGGCTCGGGGTGCAGGAGGAGCTGTGGCGGAACCGTGCGGGGTTCGGTGAGCGTTCTTGGTGAGGAGGGGCCGGGCAGGGCTCGGCGCGAAGGGTGCCGGGCGGCCGGCACGGAGTGCGAGGGGGCGACCGGATGGCCGGTTCCGGGGTGCGGATCGACGGGAACACGCTGCGGTTGCCGGGCGGGGTGGCGATCCGGTTCATCCGCACACTGCGGTTGCCGGAGACGGGCACGCATCCGCTGCCGCCCGGGCTGGGCGAGTTCCCGGTCCGGCGGGTCGCGGACTACCCGGACACGGTCCCGGCCGAGTGGCGGGCGCGCGGTGGCGTGATGCTGCCGGTGTATCTGCGCGAGGCGATGTGGCTGAGCTTCTCCGGCACCCTGGAGCCGGCGGCGCTGCAGGTCGCGGCGGGCAAGGTGTGCGCGGTGTCCGGCCGGCCCTGGAGCAGCCGTCTCGCCCGGGAGCCGCAGAACTACGTGGTGCTGCCCCGCCAGCCCTGGCTGGACGGCATCAACTCCGGCAAGGGGACGGTCCGCCAGTTCGTCGCCGTGCCGCTCGGCCTCGGCGCGACGGTGGAGGGGCAGGTCACCGGCGAGGAGGTGTGGGGCGGCGTGCAGCTCCAGTCGTTCCCGCTGCGGGAGCCGCTCCTCTCCGAGTGGCGCCGCCGTGAGCGCGAGCGGGAGGAGGCGCGGCGCAGGGCCCTGGCCGCCGGGCCGACGGGCGGGTACGGCGCGCCGATGCCGATGGCGGCGTCCGCACCCGGGGCGATGCCGCCTCCCCCGGCACCGGGTGGGGCGCCCCGGGCTGCCGCCATGGGGCTCGGCGTCGGCGGCTCGATGCGCCAGGAGGTCTACCGGGACGACCGCCCGCTCACCGACTGGTCCGAGGAACCGGCCGGCCGGGTGTTCGTGCACCTGGTCACGCCGCCGGAGTGGCGCCGCATCACCGGCGAGGCACCCCCGCCGTCACCGGTGGACCGGGCGGCGTACACCCGCGCGGGCCTGCCCTGGTACGACTACTACGACGCCGATGCCCAGGATCTGGCCCCCACCCACACCCTGGAGGCGGTCAAACCGGTCGGCGAGTGGCTCGGGGACGACCTGGACCCCTGGCAGGCGCCGTCCGCCGGTCAGGTGACCCCGTTGAAGGACGCGCCGGGCAAGCCGGTCGAGGACGGGGACTGGTAGCCCCGAAGCGACCGGTGTCACCATCGCGGACGGTCCGGCCGGTGGTTGCACCTTGCGCAACGCTCGTTGCCCCGCTTGCGCCGGCTGACGGGTTCAGGCCAAGGTGGCTGTCACGACCGGGGCGACCGAGGACCTGAGGTGCGGACATGGACGCGGAGGAAGGGCCGGGGAGCGGGCGCTGGAGCAGGCGCCGGTTCGTCGGCGCCGTCGCGGGCACGGCGGCCGTGGTCGCGGTGCCGTC
This genomic interval carries:
- a CDS encoding quinone oxidoreductase family protein is translated as MRAVRIEEFGGPEVLVPVEVPDPEPGPGQVLVRVAAAGVNRADALLRAGAYHRAGRPPLIPGAEAAGTVAAVGEGVSGLRAGQRVMALDGGEAPGYYAELAAVNARQVVALPDGVGLTEAATLPVAWLSAWYCLRRLARVAEGETVVVKAAASGVGTAAVQIAARAGARVIALAGSAEKAAWAGEFGASEAVDTSRYADEGEGEGEVEEVLRLTGGRGADIVLDTVGGRALGRSLRETAHGGRVVSLANVALEPSTLDTRDFYPKNIAILGFQLTNRQIHGYDPRPDLRELAERVAAGDYRVPVETVLPLERARAAHERLESRDNRGKIVLSVG
- a CDS encoding FUSC family protein; the encoded protein is MHDVRKWTTGLRSLVARRREPVVVQTLRSATAATIAYVIALRLSPEPAPLTAPLTALLVVQVTFYATLTNGIRRVNSVVAGVLVAIAFSGLVGLTWWSLALLIVASLTVGHLVRVDEYVAEVAISAMLVLGVTTVGFTAWARIVETLIGAVVGTACNLLLPPPVWVDEAGRSIEDQARRVRQLMLRMGEEAAGRISWERAAERLHEARQLDQHISQVDASLRQAEDSLRLNPRVKEGLLHRVVLRTGLDTLEICTVVLRVLARTFTDLAKARGAEELFPPRVGATVEQLLSEIADAVVSFAVLVTTHLSENAESAEARLSAELHTAAGTRDRLAELLREEIGQDEEWANWQLFGAVLTETTRIIDELNTEHRTRRLFEELDRVSRRQRAKLPRMTRLRERLGVQEELWRNRAGFGERSW
- a CDS encoding DUF3626 domain-containing protein, coding for MDFRQGLPPRARRALDHVAAGVNGPPLDPGLRITLNFHPDRVSGGLPILVALARDGAYHSQYVTGTSNGGLTAHPGGDRHRWESRIFGGVYDDAAPAERPLYGALNFRRQVVGAAPRFGSSHLRLTAAVLNRATFCYPDSAAEPTDFGVASAMPLIALAEADEQDPLNDYIESHVHAGVLLARDVEALVLDADYRGTPVEAAARQLPFPLEWHPGYRLTVTELRRHADYRGPEYARLGAQIAERGLLPPRLIGDAARTGRYALQDLKMVWHTLARFGAPEGAGTACRAVATSRGTGRGTACPGPDTSGTPALPYPSSAGLASGGHAPGVRTPNA
- a CDS encoding FBP domain-containing protein is translated as MRWLTEQDIRNSFINCSKGEAKRLAVPRDLGERPWDDLDFLGWRDPGAPDRSYLVTERDDRLVGVALRFQASQRGFLHRSMCSVCLTTHPGGGVTLMAARKAGAAGREGNTVGLYMCTDLACSLYVRGRKVPESGTRFEESLTVEEQIARTTGNLSAFIDKLYA
- a CDS encoding CGNR zinc finger domain-containing protein; amino-acid sequence: MTTPTDPALAFPFLGGRPCLDFVATLGKRHATPVERIPDPAALARWITEAGLAAEDGPVPVAVRDLTEARALREAVYRVLRAAMAAREPDASDVALVNEVAARPDLAPQLGARRWTARHPARAALATVARDAVLLVGGPLLERVKECGNPDCSLLFLDDSQARRRRWCSMERCGNLAKVAGYRSRNRAADTR
- a CDS encoding PAS domain S-box protein is translated as MDAERAEGVRWRNRALMLFDRVSVPVAVCDVYGLVVLANPAMAAECGTTPGQLRGRDVLELFRPQEATQVERIAQALRLRHRSRYQVSVRWRAPGGAERFGELTADPVSDSVDETPALLVMLRVRGECAPPEPEPARVTPVEGRVLALLAGGATTSGAARELGLSKDGVTYHLRRLSARWNAANRTELVARAYALGVLTPGAWPPEARPAEEG